AGCAACTTTAGACGGCGATTTTGATGAAGCAAAAACTTTATTGTATTCTGCTGATACAGGCAATGTACAATTGTTTGATCTATACAAAATGCAATACGAGCGTTCATCGGGTGCTGATAAAAACAGTTACAAGAGTGCAGATATTATCGTAAATACATATAATGATCTGAACGATTCTACTGCCATTATTAACTACGCTAACTCATACAAAAAAACTCCGCTTGAGATCAAAGTAATAAAAAAGAGTGGTTTGTGGCAAGTGGATTTTAAACACACGATCGGCGAATAATTTTATAACAAAAACAAAATTTAGAAATGTACGTTCTTCATCCATGGCACGGCGCATCTTACGGTAAAAAAGTGCCTGAAGTTGTAAATGGTTTAATTGAAATTCCGCAAGGTTCCCGGGCGAAATACGAAATTGATAAAACAACCGGCTTATTAAAATTAGACCGTGTGGTGTATTCTTCTTTCCACTATCCTATTAATTATGGATTTATTCCGCAAACTTTGGGTTTGGATGGAGATCCATTGGACATTTTGGTCATGTGCTCTGAAAGTATTCAGCCCTTATGTATGGTAGAAGCCACAGTTATTGGAAACATGCAGATGATCGATAATGGCGAAGAAGATGATAAAATAATTGCGGTAGCCACCAAAGATCCAACTGTAAATCATATCACAGATATCGATGAGTTACCGAAGCACTTCATTGCCGTTTTGAAAAATTATTTTGAGCAATACAAAGTGCTGGAAAATAAAGTAGTGGAGATTGATGATTTTCAAAATAAGCAATATGCCTATAATATTATTGAAGATGCGATCAAACTGTATCAAAAAACTTTTCCGGCTAAATAATGGCTGTTAAAAAAGTAAATATGGATATACAAACTGTACTGACAATAATTCTTGTTGGCTTAGCTGCGGGAATGTTAAGCGGCTTTGTAGGTGTGGGAGGAGGATTGATCATTGTGCCTGCATTAGTTTTATTCTTAGGCTTTTCTCAACACAATGCGCAGGGAACATCCCTGGGGCTACTTTTATTACCTGCCGGCATTTTAGCTGTACTGCAATATTACCGGCATGGCGATATTGACTTTAAGGTTGTTGGCTTATTAGCAATAGGTTTTGTAGCTGGTGGTTATTATGGAAGTAAGCTGGCATTGAGCCTTCCCCAGGATACGATAAAAAAAATATTTGCCGTGTTCATGATCCTGGTAGCTATTAAAATGTTATTCATCGATAAAAAGATATCAGAAAAGGCAAATCAAAAAAATGAACAACAACTGAAAAAATAAATTGCGTTATGAAAAATCGATTGGCAATATTGGTCGTTTTATTTGTTGCATTGCTTTCGCAATCAGTAGCAGCTGAAAATACAATCGATACAGTTTATACGGGGATTTATGTTACCAGCATTCATGACATAGATTTTAAACAACAGGAATATGCAATGGATCTGTGGTTGTGGCTACAGTATAAAAACAAAGATTTTGATTTTGAAAAAAACCTGGAGATACCACAAGCAAAAAGCTTTACCAAATCTTATTCTACAACTGACACCTCCGGCGGGCAGGTATTTCTTTTAATGAAGATACAGTGTGTGATGAAAGACTCATGGAAGATCAATAACTTTCCTTTTGATCAGCAAAACCTTCGTTTTTTTATCGAAAATGCAGAGTTTGACTCAAGGCAACTTGTATTTGCTGCCGATACTGCCGGACAGCATTTTGATCCTAAGTTTACACTAAAAGACTGGGATATTGACAGCTTTAAAATAAACATTGGCACAAAAGCTTATGAAACTGATTTTGGTGATGCTACCTTATCAACTCCTCATTCGGAATATAGTAGCTTTAAAGTCAAGATCGAATTAAAACGTGATGCGATGGGATTATTCTGGAAAATATTTCTAGGCATGTACGTAGCATTCCTCATCTCTTACATCTGCTTTTATATTCATGCTGATCATATCGACTCCCGTTTTGGACTAAGCGTAGGTGCCTTATTTGCAGTTATTGGTAATAAATATATTATTGATTCATCTCTACCAGATACTACTACATTTACACTGGTGGATACTTTACATGGCTTGACCTTGTTCTTTATTTTTGCTACAGTTACCTGCTCCGTATTTTCATTACAAATGGCAAAGAAGAATAAGATCAAAGAGGCAAATCGATTTGATAAGGTAATGGCAATCGTATTTCTAGTCACTTATATTGCGCTGAATGCTTACTTTATTTACAATGCGCATTTGTCAGCATAATAATTATTGAGCATCGTCAATAAAGCCCCAATCTGTTTGTAAGCTTTTTAATCTTTCAGGAGACAATTGTAGCTCATTATAATGTCCTGCATTTTGCTTTTGTCGAAAAGCTTCATAAACAGTAACAGCGCATGCCACAGAAATATTCAACGATTTTATTATACCAACCTGAGGAATGATAAAATTACCATCGCACATAGCTAATAATTCATCGCTTACTCCACTATGTTCATTACCAAATATTAAGGCAACAGGTTCCGTCAAATTCAATTCATGTAAAGAAACAGCGTCACTGCTTAAATGCGTTGCATAAATTTTTTTATAGTTTTTACGCAATTGTACAAAGCATTCATTGGCATCCGTAAACTGGTGAATGGTTAACCATTTGGCTGCACTGGAAGAACTTTTTGCTCCCCATTTTTTATGCGGTGGTATTTTATTGTTGAGTATATAAATATCCTGTATTCCTACTGCATCACAGGTACGCATAACCGCAGAAATATTATGCGGATCGAAAACATTTTCCAGCACAACGGTTAAACCGGGTTGGCGCTTGTTTAATACTGAGGTAAGGCGATCGTTACGTTCAGGAGTCATTATTTATGGCGTTCTTTTAATATAGCAATAATATCTTCCAGCTTAAATCCTTTTGCCTGCAACAATATTAAATAATGAAACAATAAGTCTGCTGCCTCATTCTTAAATAATTCATCGTTATTATCCTTTGCTTCAATTACTAACTCTACTGCTTCTTCTCCTACTTTTTGCGCCAACTTATTAATTCCTTTTGCAAATAATGATGCAGTGTATGATTTTTCTGTCGGATTATTTTTTCTATCGCTGATAATATTTTCTAATTGAGATAAGAAATCATTGGAAACATTTTTTTCATCCCAGCAGGTATCAGCGCCGGTATGACAAACAGGTCCAACAGGTTCAGCTTTTATTAATAAGGTATCATTATCACAATCCACTTTAATGTCTTTCAACAATAAAAAATTCCCACTCTCTTCACCTTTTGTCCACAAACGGTTTTTACTGCGACTAAAGAAAGTTACCTTGTTCAATTCTTTGGTCTTTGTCAAAGCTTCTTCATTCATGAAGCCCAGCATTAATACTTTATTAGTAACGGCATCCTGCACAATTGCAGGAACCAAACCATCGGTATATTTTGCAAAATCTATTTTCATTATTATAATTATTTTGTAACGATCATTTGTACTCTATTCATCCTTAGTTGTGTCACTCATTTCATCTATTTGATCATTATTCGTCTTATTTTTTAATAGTTGAATCAACTCTTCCTGTTTATTTAGCATTTGCTCATGCCGGTTTTCTCTACGAGCTCTGCTTTTATCATTAACAGATTTAAAAATATAAATAGCAATTGCAAGCCCCAATAAAATTAAAATCATACCCGAACATTTACATCATTTACCGATAAATATTCTTTCAATTCAGGAATACCAATTTCTTTATAATGAAAGATGCTTGCTGCTAAAGCCGCATCAGCATTGGCATTTTCAAACACTTCTTTAAAATGCTCCATTTTCCCGGCTCCTCCGCTTGCTATTACCGGAACAGAAAGCATATTCGATAAGATACCTGTTATATCCAATGCAAAGCCACCTTTTGTTCCATCATTATTCATTGATGTAAGCAATATTTCTCCTGCGCCTAATTCAACTGCTTGCTTTGCCCAGTCAATAGCTTTGGTTTCTGTTTTTGTTCTTCCACCATTTAAGTAAACATACCATTCGCCGTCCTCTTCTTTTTTTGTATCAATTGCCAAAACCACACATTGACTACCAAATGCTTTGCTCAGATCGTTTATTAACTGTGGATTTTTATAGGCTGATGTATTTACTGAAACCTTGTCTGCTCCATTTTTCAATAACACTGAAACGTCTTCTACTGTTGATATTCCACCACCCACTGTAAACGGAATATTTATGGCAGCAGCTACCCGTTTAACTAATTCAACTAACGTTTTACGTTTTTCAACAGTAGCAGTAATATCTAAAAACACTAATTCATCTGCACCTTGCTGCGAGTATAGCATTGCCAGTTCAACAGGATCTCCTGCATCACGAATATCAACAAAGTTTACACCCTTAACGGTTCTTCCTTCTTTAATATCCAAACATGGTATGATTCTCTTTGTTAACACCTTTGTTTAATTAATAATTAAGAATTTTTTCAAGCCGTTGAGCTGTTACAATTATGGACAAACTTTCCACCTTAAACAATTATCAATTTTTAATTGTTAATTGTTCCAACGTAATTCTCCCTTCATAAATAGCTTTCCCGATAATCGCTCCGCTACAACCAATTTCTTTTAATTGAATAACGTCTTCCATTTTACTAACTCCACCACTTGCGATCAAACTCACTTCAGGATGTTGTTCCATTATTTTTTCATAAAGCTCAATCGATGGACCTTGCAATACGCCATCTTTAGAAATATCCGTACAAAAAATATTGTTTACTCCTAACGCGATCATCTTCCCGATAAAACTGAAAATATCAATCCCTCCATCTTCCAACCAACCGCTGATCTTTATTTTTTCATCCAATACATCGGCACCAATTAAAAATTTATCCGCACCAAACTCCAGCAACCACTCTTCCAATACTTGTGGTTGCTTTACTGCTAAGCTACCAATTGTAACGATCGCCGCTCCTGCATTAATAATATTTCCTACATCAGTAATGGTCTTTACACCTCCGCCAAAATCGATGATCAATTTTGTTTGTTTAACAATTGCTTCCAGCACGTTTAGGTTTACGATCTTTCCGGCTTTTGCTCCATCTAAGTCCACTACATGCAGTCGCTTTATTCCTGCATCTTCAAATTGTTTTGCTACTTCAACAGGATTATCATTATACACTTTCTGTTGTGCGTAATCGCCTTTTGTAAGACGAACACATTTACCATTGATTATATCTATTGCCGGAATGATTTCCATTATTTATTTTTTTGCCGGGAAGGCGGGAAGATGAAAAACGACTTACCGTCTTTCCGGCTATTTAATATTTATAAAATTCTTTAAAATTGTTTCGCCAATCGTTCCTGATTTTTCAGGATGGAATTGTACCGCATAGAAATTATCTTTCTGCAATGCAGAACTGTAGGGCAAAACATAATTAGTTGTCGCTACAGTTTCCTTACACAGTGCTGCATAATAGCTATGAACAAAATAAACATACGCATCATTGGGCAAGTTTGCAAACAATGGCGATTTGTAATCATAGATATTATTCCATCCGATCTGTGGCACTTTAACGTCCTTTGAAGGAAACAATTTTACGACAGTGTCAAATATTCCTAAACATCTCGTATCTCCTTCTTCGGAATGATTGCATAATAATTGTAATCCGAGGCAAATACCCAACACCGGCTGCTTTAACGAAACAATGAGTCTATCTAACTCACGCTCTTTTAAATATTGCATAGCCGCATTCGCATGTCCAACACCGGGAAAGATAACTTTATCTGCTTTTATTATTTCATCAGCATTGTCTGTCACAATTGCGTTTACACCTAACCGTTGCAAAGCGTATAACACGCTTTGCACATTGCCTGCATTGTATTTTATAATTGCGATACTCACAGCACTCCTTTTGTTGAGGGTAATGAATTATTATTAATATCTCTTTTAACTGCCATTTTAATTGCCTTTGCAAACGCTTTGAAAATAGCTTCTATTTTATGATGCTCATTATCACCTTCGGCTTTGATATTGAGATTTGCTTTTGCTGCATCACTGAATGATTTAAAGAAATGGAAGAACATCTCTGTCGGCATTTCTCCAATCTTTTCTCTTTTAAATTCAGCTTCCCAAACGATCCAGTTTCTTCCACCGAAATCAATAGCAACTTGTGCCAAGCAATCATCCATTGGCAATAAAAAGCCATATCGTTCTATGCCTTTCTTATTACCTAATGCTTTTAAAAATGCTTCGCCTAAAGCAATCCCTATGTCTTCTATCGTGTGGTGTTCATCAATATGCAGATCTCCTTTACATTCAACATTCAAATCAATACTTCCATGACGGGCAATTTGATCCAGCATGTGATCAAAAAATGCTAACCCCGTTTTTATATCAGCTTTTCCTGTTCCATCTAAATTTAGCTCAATATCGATCTTTGTTTCATTGGTATTTCTTGTATGCTTTACTATTCGCGGGGGTAATTTTAAAAATTCATAGATATCCTTCCAGTTGGGTGTTTCCAACGCTACAGTATCTTTTCGAAGTGTTTCTATAGCATCTTTAATTTCTTTTGCTCCCAATGAAACATCATTACTTAACCAAATGGCTTTACAACCTAAATTCTTTGCCAATTGAACATCGGTTATTCTATCGCCAATAACAAAAGAATTCGCAAGATCGTATTCAGGATTGTTGATGAATTTAGTTAACATTGCTGTACCCGGCTTACGCGTAGGTGCATTATCTTTTGCAAAAGTTCTATCAATAAATACATCATCAAACTGTATCCCTTCGTTTGATAAGCTATTGAGAATAAAATTTTGAACCGGCAAAAAGGTTTCTTCCGGAAAAGATGCAGTTCCTAATCCATCCTGGTTGCTTACCATCACCAGCTTAAAATCCAGTTCTACAGCTATTCTTGATAAATAACTGAATACACCCGGATAAAAAACAAGTTTATCAAATGAATCTATTTGATAAGTTGGCGGTGCTTCTTTTATTAAAACACCATCTCTGTCTATAAACAATATCTTCTTACTCATATTTATTCAATAAGTTTAGTAATTGTTTGTTTTCTTCCGGCGTGCCGATGGTGATGCGCAAACAATTTTCACACATTATTTCTTTACTTCTGTTACGAACGATAACACCATTGCCTGCCAGGTAATCATATAACTTATCGGCATCATCTACTTTCATTAAAAAGAAATTAGCATCGCTTGGATAAATAGTTTGTACAAAAGAGAAGTTTAATAATTCTTTTGCAAGATCTTCTCTCTCTGCTACAACTTCTTTGATCCAATCGTTCACCACTCCAGTATTTACTAAAGCATCCAATGCCAGCATCTGCGAAGCTTTGTTCACATTATACGGCGGCTTTACTTTATTAAACACATCTATTATATCCAACGATGCGTAAGCAAGTCCCAATCGTAAAGCCGCTAATCCCCAGGCTTTCGATAAAGTTTGCATTACAATTAAATTAGAGTATTCTGTCAGCTCCTGTATAAAAGATTTTTGCGACGAATAGTTAATGTATGCTTCATCAATGATAATGATACCCGGAAAATTATTTAACAGTAGTTCTACATCACTTCTATTCATATTATTTCCTGTGGGATTATTAGGAGAACACACAAAAAGAAGTTTTGTATTTTCATCTACTGCATTTAAAATACCTTCTACATCTAACTGAAAATTGGGCAATAGATTTACTTTTTTAATGGCTACATCATTAATATTAGCGCTTACTTCATACATTCCATATGTAGGCGGACAAACGATCACATTATCCTTTGCAGGGTTGCAAAAAATACGATATGCAAGGTCAATTACTTCATCACTCCCGTTACCAATAAAAATATTTTCAGCAGGAACACCCTTTATCTTAGCCAACTGAAATTTCAACTGCCATTGCAATGGATCAGGATAACGATTAAATGCATCTACTAGCGGTGAGCCGTAAGCATTTTCATTCGCATCCAAAAAAACAGAAGCCTCACCGGTAAACTCGTGTCTTGCCGATGAATAAGGCTTCAGCTTTTTTATATTATCTCTTATTAAATTTTCCAATTCAAATTTCATCTTACAAATTTTTTAACCTGATACTTACTGCGTTCTTATGAGCATCTAATCCTTCTGCAGCAGCCATTGCTTCTACAGCGCTTCCGATATTTTTAATTCCTTCTTTATTTAATTGTTGAAAGGTTATCTTCTTTACAAAACTATCTAACGATACGCCGCTGTATGCCTTTGCATAGCCATTAGTCGGCAATGTGTGATTGGTGCCAGATGCATAATCCCCCACACTCTCAGGAGAATAATGTCCCAAGAAAACACTTCCTGCATTTACCACGAGTTCTGATAATTTCTTAGCATTATCACTGGCAATTATTAAATGCTCTGCTGCATATTCATTCAAAAGATCAAAAGCTGTATCCGCATTTTCCATCACAACAAAACGACTATTTGCCAACGATTTTTCTGCAATCTCTTTTCGGGATAATAACGATAACTGTATTTTGATCTCTTTTTTTACTTTATCAATTATTGTTTGTGAATTAGCCACCAACAAAACCTGGCTATCTACACCATGTTCTGCCTGGCTTAACAGATCGGCCGCCACAAAAGCTGCTTCAGAAGTTTCATCAGCATATACTGCTACTTCACTTGGGCCCGCCGGCATGTCGATCGCAATACCATCTTTATTTATTAATTGCTTAGCGCAGGTTACATATTGATTACCCGGGCCAAAAATTTTGTATACCTGCGATACAGTTTTCGTTCCGTAAGCCATTGCCGCAATTGCCTGCACGCCACCGACCTTATAAATATTTTTTAATCCTATCAATTGCGCTACATATAATATTACAGGATTTACTTTGCCTTTTTTATCTGAAGGAGTACAAACTACGATCTCGCTACAACCCGCTATAGTAGCAGGTATTCCTAGCATCAACAATGTAGAAAATAAAGGCGCTGTGCCTCCCGGAATATACAATCCAACTTTTTGAATAGCAACCGGTTTACGCCAACATAAAACATGCTTAGTAGTTTGAATTTGCCTTACTGCCTCCTTTTGACTTTCGTGAAAAACCGTAATATTCTTCTTGGCTAATTCGATTGCTTCTTTTAATTCGTCACTAACTAAACCAATTGCTTCATTAATTTCTGCTTCAGTTACTTTTAAATCACTCAATTCAACGCCATCAAATTTTGTTGTGTACTTTTTTATTGCAGCATCGCCATGCTGCTTCACATCTTCCAATATAGCAGCAACAGTTGCTTCCAACGATTTATTATCGATCGTTGGTCGCTTTAAAATTTCGTTCCATTGCGCTTGAGATGGATTTATAAAAACATTATTCATTAGACTATCATTTTTTCAATCGGCATTACAATAATACCTTCCGCATCAAATTGTTTTAGTTTTTCAATTACTTCCCAAAAATCATTTTCATTCACTACGCTTTGCACACTGCTCCAGCCTTCTTCTGCCAAAGGCACTACAGTCGGGCTTTTCATGCCGGGCAACAACGAAAAAATATTTTTCAATTGTTTGTTCGGCGCGTTCAACATAATGTACTTATTATTCTTTGCCGTTTTAACAGAGTTAATACGTAACAATAATTTTTCCAGTATTGCTTTCTTTTCTGCAGATAAATTTTTATTAGCAGTTAATACGGCTTCTGATTTTAAAATAACTTCTACTTCTTTCAACCCATTGGTGAAAAGAGTGCTGCCGCTACTAACTAAATCACAAATGGCATCTGCCAAACCAATGCTTGGCGCTATTTCTACAGATCCACTGATCTCATGCACTTCCGCATTTACTTTATTATCGGCTAAATATTTTTGCAACAACACGGAATAACTTGTAGCGATCTTCAATCCATCCAGGTCTTTTACAGAATTATACTCAATAGATTTTGGAACAGCAATACTTAAGCGACACTTTCCAAATCCTAAGCGATAAACCAAATCAATATCCTTCGCTTTTTCAAGTAAAACATTTTCACCAACAATTCCTATATCTGCCACATTATCATAAACGTATTGCGGAATATCATCATCACGCAAAAAATAAACTTCTATAGGAAAATTAAAGGCAACCGCTTTTAATTGTTTGTTGCCATTGTTCAACTCAATTCCACATTCTTTTAAAAGCTTGATGGAATCTTCGTACAGTCTTCCTGATTTTTGAATTGCAATTTTCAGCATTTTATAATTATTATGTTATCGACTTTTATAATCCTGTTAAACATTCTTGTGTCACTCACTTATGCTTTTTCAGCCTTTATTCAGCTAAAAAACAAAGGGCTCACCTTAGTAAGCCCTTTGCAAGTTATGTTCAGCACATACAAATCAAAATAGCTTACCCGTTGGCAAGTGTATGATGATGGTGTGTATGTGTATTTTGTATCATTTGCGATGCAAAGAAAATACGAAGATTTTATTTTTCCAAATAAAATTTAATGCTCCTGTCCATTAAAGTGAAATATCCTGAAGACCTAAGCCTGGTAAGGAATTGTATAAAATACTGCCATTATCAAAATTTATACCTTCTCCCATATTTTCTGACAATAGTAAAGTTCCATCCATATCAACATAATCTAATAAAGGTGCTAATTGTGCAATAGCTGCAGTCCCAACAGCCGTTTCATTCATACAGCCGACCATTACTTTTAAACCTAATTCTCGTGCTTTTGTGATCATTCTTCGTGCAGGTGTTATGCCGCTACATTTTGTAAGCTTAATATTAATACCATGAAAATGATTTACACATTTCTCCACATCAGCTTCTATAACACAAGATTCATCTGCAATAACCGGCAATGCAGACTCTTTGAATAAAATCTTCATCCCTTGCCAATCATCTTTTGCCAAGGGTTGTTCTACAAACTCAACTCCCAACGCTTTTAATTGAGGTATTTTATTCAATGCCTGTTCCAATGTCCATGCTGCATTGGCATCAACCCTAAAAATCGCATTAGTGTGTTTTCTTAATTCAGCTACTGTTTCAATATCATTTTCAAAACCTACTTTTATTTTATAGATCGGCCAAGGTTTTTCTTTTATCTTTTCAACCATCTTTTCTATTGTATCAATGCCAATCGTATAATCTGTAAGTGGTGCTTTTGAGATATCTAAATTCCACAACTCATGCAATTGCTTTCTTTTCAGTTTCCCATATAGATCCCATCCTGCCATATCCAACGCACACACCAAAAAATTATTAGCAGGATATAAATGATGCAGGTAATGCCAATAACGTTCAGGGTCAGTAAAGGAAAATTTTTCTACAAATTGTTTTTTTCGTTCCAGGTCTTCTATCATCTTTTCTACAGTGATATTATAATAGTTGATCGCCGGCGCTTCGCCATACCCCTTGACACCAAAGTGTTTCAGCGCTACTATTAAGGTAGGTTGATGAGTTTTAGTGCCTTTTGAGATAGTAAAAGGATATTTAAATGGAAGATTAAATTGTTGGTATGAAACTTTCATATACTAAAGGGATAAAATTAGTTCTTTCTTTTCACGCAAAAACGCAAAGTAAATAAGCCGCTAAGAAAGTTTATTTTGCATGCCCATATTTACTGACGCAACCTGTAATCCTCGTGTTGTGTCTTTGATATGATTTCGTATCACATAAATTAATTATTATGGCAAAGAAAATATTCAAATGGGTCGGTATTGTTCTATTGGTATTGATCGGTACTGCATTTGCAGCTCCTTTCCTGTTTAAAGGAAAAATTATTGAGATCGTTAAAAAACAGATCAACGAAAACGTAAATGCAAAAGTTGATTTTAAAGATGTGGACATTTCGTTTTTCAGGCATTTCCCAAAAGTGGCTGTTGGCTTGGATGAATTAAGTGTTGTGGGCAATGATGTATTTGCAAAAGACACTTTATTTGCTGCTCAACGAATTGATGCTGCTTTAAATATCATGAGCGTTATCAGCGGAAAAGACATGACCATTTATTCCATTGATGTTGAATCTCCAAGAGTACATGCCATTGTTGATAAGAGCGGCGCAGTTAATTGGGATATTTCTAAGAAAGATACCACAAAAACGACAGACACGTCCAACTCAAAGCCTTTTAAAATGGCGTTACAACATTATGCTATCAAAAATGCTTACATCAGTTATGTGGATTCAGAATCAAATATGAGTACTGAAATTTTTGGATTGAATCATGAAGGCAAAGGAGATTTTACTTCCGATCTTTTTACACTACAAACAACCACCACTGCAGATGTCGTAAATTATTCTTATCATGGAATACCGTTTGTTTCCAATGCAAAAGCTACTGCAGATGCGGATATACAAGTGGATAACAAAACAAATACTTATTCCTTCAAGACAGATAAGATTTCGTTCAACGATTTAAATCTTAGCAGTGAAGGATATGTAAAATCTTTGACTGATACAGGTTATGCAATGGACATAAAATTTAAAACGCCTACTACTTCTTTTAAACAATTATTATCCTTAATTCCATCTATTTATAAAAATGATTTTGATAAAATAAAAACAGATGGCTCTGCTGTTTTTGATGGATATGTAAAAGGCACTTACAGCGCAACAAGCTTACCGGGATATTTTGTAGATATGCAGGTAAACAATGGATTTTTTCAATATCCTGATCTGCCGATGCCTGTGAAAAACATTACTGTAAAAGCACAATTAAGCAATCCTGACGGACAAACAGATAATACCGTTGTGGATATTCAACAAGGGCATATTGAAATGGCAAATGATCCGTTTGATTTTCGATTATTACTGAAAAAGCCCATCAGCAATATGTTTGTAGATGCTGCAGCAAAAGGCAAGCTCGATCTATCAAAAGTAACTCAGTTTGTAAAATTGGAACAAGGCACAAAATTGAGCGGCTTGATCAATGCGGATGTAAATGTAAAAGGAAACGTGAATGATATTGAACAACAGCATTACGACAAGTTTAGCGCCGGAGGATCTGTTAACATCAATAATCTGTTTTATGCTTCAAAAGATTATCCGCAAGGTGTAAGGGTTAATAACCTGCAAAGCAGCTTTACTCCTGCTAAGGTTGATATTGCCAACTTAAGTATGCAATTTTTAAAATCGAATATTACGGGTAGCGGACAGATCAACAACCTGTTACCATACATGCTCAAAAGCAAACCATTAAATGCTGCGTTATCTGTAAGCGCTGACTATATTAATTTAAATGACTGGATGGGATTGGCTGCTGATACCAGTTCTGCTAAAACTGCTACTACTCCTGTTACGGTATTCCCCGTACCGGGAAACCTGGATATCTTGTTAGATGCAAAAGCAGGTAAAGTTCATTATGACAACCTGGATATTCAAAACTTGTCAGGCAATGTAAAGATCAAAGATGAAACGGTAAGTATCAACAATGTAAAAGGCGATGCATTGGATGGAACAATTGGCATCACAGGTTCTTATTCAACCAAAGAAAGTAAAACAAAACCTGCTATTTCTTTCAGCTATAATGTTACA
The Ferruginibacter albus DNA segment above includes these coding regions:
- a CDS encoding TrmH family RNA methyltransferase, translated to MTPERNDRLTSVLNKRQPGLTVVLENVFDPHNISAVMRTCDAVGIQDIYILNNKIPPHKKWGAKSSSSAAKWLTIHQFTDANECFVQLRKNYKKIYATHLSSDAVSLHELNLTEPVALIFGNEHSGVSDELLAMCDGNFIIPQVGIIKSLNISVACAVTVYEAFRQKQNAGHYNELQLSPERLKSLQTDWGFIDDAQ
- the hisF gene encoding imidazole glycerol phosphate synthase subunit HisF, with translation MLTKRIIPCLDIKEGRTVKGVNFVDIRDAGDPVELAMLYSQQGADELVFLDITATVEKRKTLVELVKRVAAAINIPFTVGGGISTVEDVSVLLKNGADKVSVNTSAYKNPQLINDLSKAFGSQCVVLAIDTKKEEDGEWYVYLNGGRTKTETKAIDWAKQAVELGAGEILLTSMNNDGTKGGFALDITGILSNMLSVPVIASGGAGKMEHFKEVFENANADAALAASIFHYKEIGIPELKEYLSVNDVNVRV
- the hisH gene encoding imidazole glycerol phosphate synthase subunit HisH, yielding MSIAIIKYNAGNVQSVLYALQRLGVNAIVTDNADEIIKADKVIFPGVGHANAAMQYLKERELDRLIVSLKQPVLGICLGLQLLCNHSEEGDTRCLGIFDTVVKLFPSKDVKVPQIGWNNIYDYKSPLFANLPNDAYVYFVHSYYAALCKETVATTNYVLPYSSALQKDNFYAVQFHPEKSGTIGETILKNFINIK
- a CDS encoding ligand-gated ion channel, which codes for MKNRLAILVVLFVALLSQSVAAENTIDTVYTGIYVTSIHDIDFKQQEYAMDLWLWLQYKNKDFDFEKNLEIPQAKSFTKSYSTTDTSGGQVFLLMKIQCVMKDSWKINNFPFDQQNLRFFIENAEFDSRQLVFAADTAGQHFDPKFTLKDWDIDSFKINIGTKAYETDFGDATLSTPHSEYSSFKVKIELKRDAMGLFWKIFLGMYVAFLISYICFYIHADHIDSRFGLSVGALFAVIGNKYIIDSSLPDTTTFTLVDTLHGLTLFFIFATVTCSVFSLQMAKKNKIKEANRFDKVMAIVFLVTYIALNAYFIYNAHLSA
- a CDS encoding inorganic diphosphatase, which codes for MYVLHPWHGASYGKKVPEVVNGLIEIPQGSRAKYEIDKTTGLLKLDRVVYSSFHYPINYGFIPQTLGLDGDPLDILVMCSESIQPLCMVEATVIGNMQMIDNGEEDDKIIAVATKDPTVNHITDIDELPKHFIAVLKNYFEQYKVLENKVVEIDDFQNKQYAYNIIEDAIKLYQKTFPAK
- a CDS encoding sulfite exporter TauE/SafE family protein; this encodes MDIQTVLTIILVGLAAGMLSGFVGVGGGLIIVPALVLFLGFSQHNAQGTSLGLLLLPAGILAVLQYYRHGDIDFKVVGLLAIGFVAGGYYGSKLALSLPQDTIKKIFAVFMILVAIKMLFIDKKISEKANQKNEQQLKK
- the hisA gene encoding 1-(5-phosphoribosyl)-5-[(5-phosphoribosylamino)methylideneamino]imidazole-4-carboxamide isomerase: MEIIPAIDIINGKCVRLTKGDYAQQKVYNDNPVEVAKQFEDAGIKRLHVVDLDGAKAGKIVNLNVLEAIVKQTKLIIDFGGGVKTITDVGNIINAGAAIVTIGSLAVKQPQVLEEWLLEFGADKFLIGADVLDEKIKISGWLEDGGIDIFSFIGKMIALGVNNIFCTDISKDGVLQGPSIELYEKIMEQHPEVSLIASGGVSKMEDVIQLKEIGCSGAIIGKAIYEGRITLEQLTIKN
- the hisIE gene encoding bifunctional phosphoribosyl-AMP cyclohydrolase/phosphoribosyl-ATP diphosphatase HisIE → MKIDFAKYTDGLVPAIVQDAVTNKVLMLGFMNEEALTKTKELNKVTFFSRSKNRLWTKGEESGNFLLLKDIKVDCDNDTLLIKAEPVGPVCHTGADTCWDEKNVSNDFLSQLENIISDRKNNPTEKSYTASLFAKGINKLAQKVGEEAVELVIEAKDNNDELFKNEAADLLFHYLILLQAKGFKLEDIIAILKERHK